A single Vanacampus margaritifer isolate UIUO_Vmar chromosome 14, RoL_Vmar_1.0, whole genome shotgun sequence DNA region contains:
- the ppp1r3c2a gene encoding protein phosphatase 1 regulatory subunit 3C, which translates to MKHKVLPTFGSHPQPTAMPVDLAMCLSLSQRRRLYQLLSTKPTLRHYPPTGGQQRTSFHSSHQPSSSHSSALSLSSPSEVPSCLLRKAGGHGKKRVVFADTKGLALTVVHLFMPGTSSSPETHLLESCPNKPPDPPKNQNREYRFGFPQPTLDCKAFLARLRDTNVQLESCNVSECSLSGRVHVCHASADKAVRLRLTFDSWQHHYDIPCVFSQQQRCGNFDVDVFTFDLNLPQNVNPIEGIEFCVSFRPGCGTSMHWDNNRGKNYKVYLEKDAGQSPSPRNHRPPSWPSYVSLSTQNQADPSFFTGDSHVESERNGDPSAQINRPADSSPVKKATRTYK; encoded by the exons ATGAAACACAA AGTACTGCCGACCTTTGGCAGTCACCCTCAGCCAACTGCGATGCCAGTCGACCTCGCCATGTGCTTGAGCCTGAGCCAGCGCCGGCGACTTTATCAACTTCTATCCACGAAACCTACTTTACGTCATTATCCGCCCACCGGCGGTCAACAGAGAACCAGCTTTCACTCTTCCCATCAACCCTCGTCTTCCCATTCCTCTGCATTGAGTCTCTCTTCGCCCTCAGAAGTTCCAAGCTGCCTCCTCAGGAAAGCCGGCGGCCACGGGAAGAAGCGCGTGGTGTTTGCAGACACCAAAGGACTGGCCCTGACTGTGGTGCATCTATTTATGCCTGGTACCTCCTCCTCTCCTGAGACACATCTGTTAGAGTCCTGCCCAAACAAACCGcctgaccccccaaaaaatcaaaacCGCGAGTACCGTTTCGGCTTTCCTCAGCCGACTCTCGACTGCAAAGCGTTTCTCGCGCGCCTACGAGACACAAACGTACAGTTGGAAAGCTGCAACGTTTCCGAATGCTCCCTGAGCGGGAGAGTGCACGTCTGCCACGCGAGCGCTGACAAGGCCGTCCGCTTGAGGCTCACCTTTGACTCCTGGCAGCACCACTACGACATCCCATGCGTGTTCTCGCAACAGCAGCGGTGTGGGAATTTCGACGTGGACGTTTTCACCTTTGATTTGAATTTACCTCAGAATGTCAACCCAATTGAGGGAATAGAGTTTTGTGTGTCATTCAGGCCCGGGTGCGGCACGTCAATGCACTGGGACAACAACAGAGGAAAGAATTACAAGGTGTACTTGGAAAAAGATGCTGGGCAATCTCCTTCGCCTCGCAATCACCGGCCGCCATCTTGGCCTTCTTATGTGTCCCTCAGTACGCAGAACCAAGCGGATCCAAGCTTCTTCACAGGAGATTCGCATGTTGAGTCTGAGCGGAATGGAGATCCCTCTGCTCAAATAAATAGACCAGCTGACAGTAGTCCAGTCAAAAAAGCTACGAGGACATATAAATAA
- the LOC144033969 gene encoding phospholipase A2, minor isoenzyme-like isoform X2 — MKTLNTLLLLALSLAVAQSIDYRALSQFRKMILCVMPDSWPIWDYADYGCFCGKGGSGTPVDQLDRCCYVHDRCYSDAMQHPDCWPVFDNPYTKHYDYSCDKEQKVTCGNKNNKCEMFICECDRKAAECFAQSPWNPEHEHLPSHMCK; from the exons ATGAAGACCCTCAACACTCTGCTTCTCTTGGCTTTAAGCCTCGCTGTTG CTCAATCCATAGATTACAGGGCTCTTAGCCAGTTCAGAAAAATGATCCTGTGTGTGATGCCTGATAGCTGGCCCATCTGGGACTACGCCGACTATGGCTGCTTCTGTGGAAAGGGTGGCTCAGGCACACCTGTGGATCAGCTGGATAG GTGCTGCTATGTGCACGATCGGTGTTATAGCGACGCTATGCAGCATCCCGATTGTTGGCCCGTCTTTGACAACCCTTACACAAAGCACTATGACTACAGCTGTGATAAGGAGCAGAAGGTCACCTGTGGCA acaaaaacaacaaatgcgaGATGTTCATTTGTGAGTGTGACCGAAAGGCCGCAGAGTGTTTTGCCCAGTCGCCATGGAACCCTGAGCACGAGCACCTGCCCAGCCACATGTGCAAGTGA
- the LOC144033970 gene encoding phospholipase A2-like, protein MKTLNTLLLLALSLAVAQSIDYKALSQFRKMILCLMPDSWPLFDYADYGCFCGKGGSGTPVDQLDRCCYVHDRCYNAAMQHPDCWLIFDNPYTEYYGYSCDKEQKKVTCGNNNDKCEMFICECDRKAAECFAQSPWNPEHEHLPSHMCK, encoded by the exons ATGAAGACCCTCAACACTCTGCTTCTCTTGGCTTTAAGCCTCGCTGTTG CTCAATCCATAGATTACAAGGCTCTTAGCCAGTTTAGGAAAATGATCCTGTGTTTGATGCCTGATAGCTGGCCCCTCTTTGACTACGCCGACTATGGCTGCTTCTGTGGAAAGGGTGGCTCAGGCACACCTGTGGATCAGCTGGATAG GTGCTGCTACGTGCATGATCGGTGTTATAATGCAGCTATGCAGCATCCCGATTGTTGGCTCATCTTTGACAACCCTTACACAGAGTACTATGGCTACAGCTGCGATAAGGAGCAGAAGAAGGTCACCTGTGGCA ACAATAACGACAAATGCGAGATGTTCATTTGTGAGTGTGACCGAAAGGCCGCCGAGTGCTTTGCCCAGTCGCCATGGAACCCTGAGCACGAGCACCTGCCCAGCCACATGTGCAAGTGA
- the LOC144033969 gene encoding phospholipase A2, minor isoenzyme-like isoform X1, which yields MKTLNTLLLLALSLAVGKSLRDGRAICDLILYINEDTVTKLCSFLLCPAAQSIDYRALSQFRKMILCVMPDSWPIWDYADYGCFCGKGGSGTPVDQLDRCCYVHDRCYSDAMQHPDCWPVFDNPYTKHYDYSCDKEQKVTCGNKNNKCEMFICECDRKAAECFAQSPWNPEHEHLPSHMCK from the exons ATGAAGACCCTCAACACTCTGCTTCTCTTGGCTTTAAGCCTCGCTGTTGGTAAGTCGCTGCGAGACGGCCGTGCGATTTGCGATTTAATCCTGTACATCAATGAGGACACCGTGACCAAGCTTTGTTCCTTCTTGTTATGTCCTGCAGCTCAATCCATAGATTACAGGGCTCTTAGCCAGTTCAGAAAAATGATCCTGTGTGTGATGCCTGATAGCTGGCCCATCTGGGACTACGCCGACTATGGCTGCTTCTGTGGAAAGGGTGGCTCAGGCACACCTGTGGATCAGCTGGATAG GTGCTGCTATGTGCACGATCGGTGTTATAGCGACGCTATGCAGCATCCCGATTGTTGGCCCGTCTTTGACAACCCTTACACAAAGCACTATGACTACAGCTGTGATAAGGAGCAGAAGGTCACCTGTGGCA acaaaaacaacaaatgcgaGATGTTCATTTGTGAGTGTGACCGAAAGGCCGCAGAGTGTTTTGCCCAGTCGCCATGGAACCCTGAGCACGAGCACCTGCCCAGCCACATGTGCAAGTGA